A single window of Eleginops maclovinus isolate JMC-PN-2008 ecotype Puerto Natales chromosome 19, JC_Emac_rtc_rv5, whole genome shotgun sequence DNA harbors:
- the LOC134881387 gene encoding probable carboxypeptidase X1: MQPTERKMEKSLCTLAAVIFLGGFLEAVLTDYTTTEVNLSLNNTSTAASVTVQLQNHSTATTTPIAAQKFHTTTVTKTTLHRKNISRESEEENNKEKEDASKTEEKKTQLDCPPLGLESLRVDDSQIRASSSQRSGLGPHRGRLNIQSGIADGDQYDGAWCAEYKDKHQWLEVDAIYLTLFTGVVLQGRNSIWSWDWVHTYKVQLSNDSVTWKTCMNGTAEAIFEGNQNPETPVLGLLPVPTVARFIRINPQTWYINGTVCLRAEILGCRVDDPDDIYSSEQDLGSNDPLDFRHHNYKEMRKLMKSVTEECPNITRVYTIGKSYSGLKLYVMEISDNPGKHELGEPEFRYVAGMHGNEALGREIVLNLMQYMCKEYKKGNQRIVRLVTDTRIHLLPSMNPDGYEEAYKKGSELAGWAEGRYSFEGIDLNSNFPDLNNIMWDAEETATDKSKVSNHYIPIPEYYTQEDAMVSPETRAVISWMQDIPFVLSANLHGGELVVTYPFDCTRDWAPQEDTPTADNAFFRWLATVYASTNLVMSNPNRRLCHYEDFQAHNNIINGGAWHTVPGSMNDFSYMHTNCFEVTVELSCDKFPHVSELPIEWENNKESLLVYMEQIHRGIKGVVRDKMTKQGITDAIIKVEDHDHDIRTAADGDYWRLLNPGEYKVVVWAEGYFPSMRRCHVGMEPRATICDFTLNKTPLQRLKEIRAKGLKIPQDLQLRLRALRLRKLRATTKVINQRREGQRRLQEARKARGV, from the exons ATGcagcccacagagaggaaaatgGAAAAGTCATTGTGCACGTTGGCAGCAGTTATTTTTCTGGGAGGGTTTTTAGAAGCAGTGCTGACAGATTATACAACAACTGAGGTTAATTTATCGTTAAACAACACAAGTACAGCTGCGTCTGTCACTGTGCAGCTGCAGAATCATAGCACAGCCACAACGACTCCAATAGCAGCACAGAAGTTTCACACCACCACTGTCACAAAAACAACGCTGCACAGAAAAAACATCAGCCGGGAAagtgaagaggaaaacaacaaagaaaaggaaGATGCTAGCAAGacagaagagaagaaaacacaactGG ACTGCCCTCCTCTTGGCCTGGAGTCACTGCGGGTCGATGACAGCCAGATCCGGGCTTCTTCCTCCCAGAGGTCGGGTCTGGGTCCTCACAGGGGGAGGCTTAACATCCAG tctggCATCGCGGACGGAGACCAGTATGATGGAGCCTGGTGTGCAGAGTATAAGGACAAGCATCAGTGGCTGGAGGTCGACGCCATCTACCTCACGCTGTTCACCGGAGTTGTCCTGCAGGGAAGAAACTCCATATGGAG TTGGGACTGGGTGCACACCTACAAAGTACAGCTGAGTAATGACTCAGTGACCTGGAAAACCTGCATGAACGGGACTGCGGAGGCG ATATTTGAAGGGAATCAGAACCCAGAGACGCCGGTTCTCGGTCTGCTTCCTGTTCCCACGGTGGCCCGTTTTATCCGCATCAACCCTCAGACCTGGTACATCAACGGCACCGTCTGCCTGCGGGCGGAGATCCTCGGCTGCCGGGTGGATG ATCCAGATGACATCTACTCATCGGAGCAGGATTTAGGATCAAATGACCCTCTAGACTTCAGACATcacaactacaaagagatgaGGAAG CTCATGAAGTCTGTGACGGAGGAGTGCCCGAACATCACACGGGTCTACACCATCGGGAAGAGCTACTCTGGCCTCAAACTGTACGTCATGGAGATCTCAGACAACCCTGGGAAACATGAACTAG GCGAGCCAGAGTTTCGCTACGTGGCTGGGATGCACGGGAATGAGGCTCTGGGCCGAGAGATCGTCCTCAACCTCATGCAGTATATGTGCAAAGAATACAAGAAGGGCAACCAGCGCATTGTCCGGCTGGTGACCGACACTCGGATCCACCTGCTCCCCTCTATGAACCCTGATGGATACGAGGAAGCTTATAAGAAG GGCTCTGAGCTGGCAGGATGGGCTGAGGGACGATACAGTTTTGAAGGAATCGACTTGAATTCTAACTTTCCGGACCTGAACAACATCATGTGGGACGCCGAGGAGACGGCCACAGATAAATCTAAAGTCTCCAACCACTACATCCCAATCCCAGAGTACTACACCCAGGAAGACGCTATG GTTTCACCAGAGACACGCGCGGTCATCAGCTGGATGCAGGATATTCCCTTTGTGCTCAGTGCGAACCTTCATGGGGGGGAGCTGGTGGTCACGTATCCCTTTGACTGCACTCGGGACTGGGCCCCCCAGGAGGACACCCCCACGGCGGACAATGCCTTCTTCCGCTGGCTGGCCACCGTGTACGCCTCCACTAACCTGGTGATGTCCAACCCCAACCGCCGGCTCTGCCACTACGAGGACTTTCAGGCGCACAACAACATCATCAACGGGGGGGCCTGGCACACCGTCCCCGGGA GTATGAATGACTTCAGTTACATGCACACTAACTGCTTCGAGGTGACAGTTGAGTTGTCCTGTGATAAGTTTCCTCACGTCAGCGAGCTTCCTATTGAGTGGGAGAACAACAAAGAGTCTCTGCTGGTGTACATGGAGCAG ATTCACAGAGGCATCAAGGGTGTCGTAAGGGATAAAATGACCAAACAAGGAATAACAGACGCTATAATAAAGGTGGAGGACCACGACCACGACATCCGAACAG CCGCTGACGGGGACTACTGGCGTCTGCTGAACCCAGGAGAATACAAGGTGGTGGTCTGGGCTGAGGGTTACTTCCCCTCCATGCGTCGATGCCATGTTGGCATGGAGCCACGTGCCACCATCTGTGACTTCACCCTCAACAAAACGCCCCTCCAGAGACTGAAAGAGATCCGGGCCAAGGGGTTGAAGATCCCTCAGGACCTCCAGCTACGTCTCCGGGCCCTGAGGCTCCGCAAGCTGCGCGCCACCACCAAGGTCATCAACCAGCGCAGGGAGGGCCAGCGGAGGCTGCAGGAGGCCAGGAAGGCCCGGGGGGTGTGA
- the zmp:0000000662 gene encoding RING finger protein 145: protein MPRLEELANVALRVPSILVLDLLYKCDIEGLTEHLKAKNEDMLFKYKYVIWNMYYIGHLLNLVVLVLPLRHIVTLYLHILAALLLYMGHQISKDYVRDELQYGYEGAVYLDSLAFNRFVSAMTSQIILSTLCAFLMKTRKVWLFSAHLLPLLARLCALHHATLLTVNTLSMGLTAAGITVFLLAHLFVPYRLAKAAYLELLQLEVIELYRLLAVGISLWNQFAVPVLFSVFWFVLFVVQLCSDTMSTKSTPAGNQGILFFLLTSVSECCATPYSLLGLTFVVSYLALGLLNLCKFYVGGHAAVQNENVMHRGVTEGVTLLLLALQTGLLDMQALQRTFLLSIILFIVVTSTLQSMIEITDPVILALGASRNRSVWKHFRGLSMCLLLLVFPVYMAYKISQFFHMDFWLLILVSSCMLTSLQVTGTMLIYSLFMVELFRRDPIESLDEVIYWVNAVSRVLEFVVALCVVAYGTWESLFGEWSWMGASVIIIHSYFNVWLRAQSGWRSFLLRQEAAKKINSLPRATAQQLQEHNDVCSICFQEMSSAVITYCGHFFHGNCLRKWLYVQETCPMCHQTVRPSPREQNPASGDAAEDATPNNTGPDQSAQQEEEPNQDNGSLPETQSDAVSPDPAEQQEEMKSFEGGDCAREDNQDETETEAVHGLRFSSSGDFVGFVSPCGSGGNAESHETSPSNMHNEGEESGIESPLPSTLERQSASNGAELKDSSSFCPGSGDVNKHNSCERTPKSGSLESNEKLEACGVNGQTSVESCNKNSEFLDCFEDPENHKGSSSCTHSEDND, encoded by the exons ATGCCTCGACTGGAAGAGTTGGCCAACGTGGCCCTGAGGGTGCCGAGCATCCTGGTGCTGGACCTGCTGTATAAATGTGACATTGAAGGGTTAACGGAGCACCTCAAGGCCAAGAATGAAGACATGCTCTTCAAATACAAATACGTCATCTGGAACATGTACTACATTG GACATCTCCTTAACTTGGTGGTGTTGGTTCTTCCTTTGAGGCACATTGTGACGCTTTACCTCCACATCTTGGCTGCGCTTCTCCTTTACATGGGGCATCAGATTTCCAA GGATTATGTCCGTGACGAGCTGCAGTATGGTTATGAAGGAGCGGTGTACCTCGATTCTCTGGCCTTCAACAGATTTGTCTCTGCAATGACGA GTCAGATTATTCTCAGCACGCTATGTGCCTTCCTGATGAAGACCAGGAAGGTGTGGCTGTTCTCGGCTCACCTGCTCCCCCTGCTGGCCAGACTCTGTGCCCTGCATCACGCCACGCTGCTCACCGTCAACACGCTGTCCATGGGCCTGACCGCAGCGGGGATCACCGTGTTCCTCCTTGCACATCTCTTTGTGCCGTACCGCCTCGCGAAAGCTGCCTATttagagctgctgcagctggag GTGATCGAGCTGTACCGACTCCTGGCTGTGGGGATCTCTCTGTGGAACCAGTTTGCCGTCCCGGTGCTCTTCAGTGTTTTCTGGTTTGTCCTCTTCGTCGTCCAGCTGTGCTCGGACACCATGTCCACCAAATCCACGCCAGCAGGAAATCAGGGAATACTCTTCTTCCTGCTCACAAG TGTCTCTGAATGTTGTGCCACACCGTACTCTCTCCTGGGTCTGACCTTTGTGGTGTCCTATCTCGCTCTCGGTCTGCTCAACCTATGCAAGTTCTACGTGGGAGGTCACGCAGCCGTTCAGAACGAGAACGTCATGCACAG AGGTGTGACGGAGGGcgtcactctgctgctgctcgctCTGCAGACCGGCCTGCTAGACATGCAGGCTCTGCAGCGCACCTTCCTCCTCAGCATCATCCTCTTCATTGTGGTCACTTCCACCCTGCAGTCAATGATCGAGATAACAGACCCGGTTATTCTGGCGCTGGGTGCATCCCGCAACAG GAGTGTGTGGAAACATTTCCGTGGCCTCAGCATGTGTCTGCTCCTGCTGGTTTTCCCCGTGTACATGGCTTATAAAATCTCTCAGTTCTTCCACATGGACTTCTGGCTCCTTATACTGGTGTCCAGCTGCATGCTGACTTCCCTTCAG GTCACAGGCACCATGCTGATCTACTCCCTGTTCATGGTGGAGCTGTTTCGCCGCGACCCGATCGAAAGCCTTGATGAGGTGATCTACTGGGTGAACGCCGTCAGCCGCGTGCTGGAGTTTGTGGTGGCGCTGTGCGTTGTGGCGTACGGCACCTGGGAGTCGCTGTTTGGGGAGTGGAGCTGGATGGGCGCATCCGTCATCATCATCCACTCGTACTTCAACGTTTGGCTCCGAGCTCAGTCCGGCTGGAGGAGTTTCCTGCTCAGACAGGAAGCGGCGAAGAAGATCAACTCCCTCCCCAGAGCCACGgctcagcagctgcaggaacacaacGACGTCTGCTCCATCTGCTTCCAG GAAATGAGCTCTGCTGTGATCACATACTGCGGACACTTCTTCCACGGCAACTGCCTGCGCAAGTGGCTGTACGTACAGGAGACCTGCCCCATGTGCCACCAGACGGTACGACCCAGCCCCAGAGAGCAAAACCCAGCTTCAGGAGACGCTGCGGAGGATGCAACTCCCAACAACACAGGGCCAGATCAGTCTGCACAACAAGAGGAAGAACCGAACCAGGACAATGGCTCGTTACCAGAGACACAGAGCGATGCTGTATCTCCGGATCCTGCAGAGCAGCAAGAGGAGATGAAAAGCTTTGAGGGTGGAGATTGTGCTAGAGAAGACAACCAAGATGAAACTGAAACGGAAGCTGTTCACGGTCTTCGTTTCAGCTCCAGTGGTGATTTTGTTGGATTTGTAAGCCCCTGCGGTTCAGGGGGAAATGCAGAATCCCATGAAACCTCTCCTTCTAACATGCACAACGAAGGTGAGGAGAGTGGCATAGAATCACCCCTGCCATCGACATTAGAGCGCCAATCTGCCTCCAATGGTGCAGAACTTAAAGACAGCAGTTCTTTCTGTCCTGGAAGTGGGGATGTTAATAAACACAATAGCTGCGAACGGACACCAAAATCAGGCAGCCTTGAATCAAACGAAAAACTTGAGGCATGTGGGGTCAACGGCCAAACGTCTGTTGAATCTTGTAACAAAAACTCTGAATTCTTAGACTGCTTTGAGGATCCTGAAAACCATAAAGGTTCCTCCTCCTGCACACATTCAGAGGACAATGACTGA
- the LOC134881804 gene encoding ubiquitin-conjugating enzyme E2 D2-like isoform X2 — protein MALKRIHKELNDLARDPPAQCSAGPVGDDMFHWQATIMGPSDSPYQGGVFFLTIHFPTDYPFKPPKVAFTTRIYHPNINSNGSICLDILRSQWSPALTISKVLLSICSLLCDPNPDDPLVPEIARVYKTDSPKYTRMAKEWTQKYAM, from the exons ATGGCTCTGAAAAGGATTCACAAG GAGCTGAACGACCTGGCCCGGGACCCTCCAGCACAGTGCTCGGCCGGCCCAGTGGGTGATGACA TGTTTCACTGGCAAGCCACAATCATGGGACCT aGTGACAGTCCGTATCAGGGAGGAGTTTTCTTCTTGACAATTCATTTTCCAACAGACTACCCCTTCAAACCACCCAAG GTTGCATTTACAACAAGAATTTACCACCCAAATATTAACAGTAACGGCAGTATCTGTCTGGATATTCTCAGATCACAGTGGTCTCCTGCACTTACTATTTCTAAAG tTCTTCTCTCCATTTGCTCACTGCTATGTGACCCAAACCCCGATGACCCGTTAGTGCCAGAGATCGCACGAGTCTACAAAACAGATAGTCCGAa ATACACCAGAATGGCAAAAGAATGGACACAAAAATATGCAATGTGA
- the LOC134881804 gene encoding ubiquitin-conjugating enzyme E2 D2-like isoform X1, protein MALKRIHKELNDLARDPPAQCSAGPVGDDMFHWQATIMGPSDSPYQGGVFFLTIHFPTDYPFKPPKVAFTTRIYHPNINSNGSICLDILRSQWSPALTISKVLLSICSLLCDPNPDDPLVPEIARVYKTDSPKYNKLAQEWTAKYAML, encoded by the exons ATGGCTCTGAAAAGGATTCACAAG GAGCTGAACGACCTGGCCCGGGACCCTCCAGCACAGTGCTCGGCCGGCCCAGTGGGTGATGACA TGTTTCACTGGCAAGCCACAATCATGGGACCT aGTGACAGTCCGTATCAGGGAGGAGTTTTCTTCTTGACAATTCATTTTCCAACAGACTACCCCTTCAAACCACCCAAG GTTGCATTTACAACAAGAATTTACCACCCAAATATTAACAGTAACGGCAGTATCTGTCTGGATATTCTCAGATCACAGTGGTCTCCTGCACTTACTATTTCTAAAG tTCTTCTCTCCATTTGCTCACTGCTATGTGACCCAAACCCCGATGACCCGTTAGTGCCAGAGATCGCACGAGTCTACAAAACAGATAGTCCGAa GTACAATAAACTAGCTCAGGAGTGGACAGCGAAGTATGCCATGCTTTAG
- the manba gene encoding beta-mannosidase, producing MTPCGNCNCVPGVLLCFFFGVLPGVCSETLGLNGKWSLSNSNGSVSLPAEVPGCVHSALQKQGYIQDPYFRFNDVSYRWIAFDNWNYTTTFTVSTQLRSKQKVLLVFDGIDTVASIWLNGVAVGGTDNMFQRYDFEVRDFLRDGDNVLKVSFSSPVLYALEQKRAHSAYRVPPDCPPDVQHGECHVNYIRKAQSSFSWDWGPSFPTMGLWRGVRLEAFDVLQLVLVSSVPLYIVSNSQWIIRVELHVDALQATNGTILLSVPELESEQIFHMQFLQGRTKKSFDLHINTSSEVKLWWPNGHGDQPSYLLTVGGFQDGLKILKTETKVYFRTVELVQEPVVGSPGLSFYIRINGKPIFLKGSNWIPAHSFQDRVTPDVLRNLLQSAVDANMNALRVWGGGVYEQDLFYSLCDEMGIMVWQDFMFACAMYPTDEDFLQTVREEVVHQVQRLKSHPSIILWSGNNENEAALATNWFDIPMSEKPTYLMDYVKLYVNNIRGIVQEEDQSRPFLVSSPTNGVESEQEGWVAANPYDTHYGDTHFYSYSQDCWNWRNFPRTRFASEYGYQSWPSFSTLQPVSIKEDWSYDSSFFLHRQHHDSGNQQMLLQAALHFNLPNATDPLKSFTDTLYITQVMQAQCVKAQTEFYRRSRSEIIEGKGGTMGALYWQLNDVWQAPSWSSIEFGGKWKMLHYFAQNFFSAVLPVSFEDEGTLFIYAVSDLSHDLKLSAVMSLYSWSSLDPVCTLRSDPLLIPGGSAAAIFKQRVDAMLAGCGRCSRLTCLLAFHLEGSSGQQGPTNHHFLSSPKDAQGLQRPDITASVQEDKSLFTITLHSSSVAPFVWLDVGNIPGRFSSNGFLMLSANTTVSFNAWRPTSTAELSKALTITSLADVY from the exons aTGACTCCGTGTGGAAACTGTAattgtgtccctggtgtgttgctgtgtttctttttcgGAGTTTTACCCGGGGTTTGTTCGGAAACGTTAGGTTTAAACGGTAAGTGGAGTCTTTCAAACTCCAATGGTTCTGTGTCGCTTCCTGCAGAAGTACCCGGATGTGTTCATTCAGCTCTGCAGAAACAGGGATACATCCAG GATCCATATTTCAGGTTTAATGACGTGTCTTATCGCTGGATTGCCTTTGACAACTGGAATTACACGACCACATTTACTGTTTCTACCCAGCTGAG ATCCAAACAGAAGGTGTTGCTTGTATTTGACGGCATTGACACGGTAGCGTCAATTTGGCTCAATGGGGTCGCTGTCGGGGGGACAGACAACATGTTTCAGAGATAC GACTTCGAAGTCAGAGACTTCCTGAGGGACGGGGATAACGTGCTGAAGGTGAGCTTCTCGTCTCCAGTTCTTTATGCACTTGAGCAGAAGAGAGCTCACTCTGCCTACAGAGTTCCTCCCGACTGTCCTCCAGACGTGCAGCACGGGGAATGTCATGTCAACTACATCAGAAAA GCGCAGAGCTCCTTCAGTTGGGACTGGGGTCCCTCGTTCCCCACCATGGGTCTGTGGAGGGGAGTCCGTCTGGAGGCGTTTGACGTCCTGCAGCTTGTCCTGGTCTCCTCTGTTCCTCTTTACA ttGTGAGCAACTCTCAGTGGATAATCCGTGTTGAGCTTCATGTCGATGCGCTTCAGGCGACAAACGGTACAATCTTGCTCTCCGTACCGGAGCTGGAGTCAGAGCAGATCTTCCACATGCAGTTTCTCCAAGGAAGGACCAAGAAAAGCTTTGACTTGCACATCAACACG aGCAGCGAGGTGAAGCTGTGGTGGCCCAACGGACACGGTGATCAGCCATCTTACCTCCTCACTGTGGGAGGCTTTCAGGACGGACTCAAGATCCTGAAAACAGAGACTAAG GTTTATTTCCGTACAGTTGAACTCGTTCAGGAGCCGGTGGTCGGGTCTCCGGGCTTGAGTTTTTACATCCGCATCAATGGAAAACCAATTTTCCTGAAAGGCTCCAACTGGATCCCTGCGCACTCCTTCCAGGACCGAGTCACCCCTGATGT TTTAAGGAACTTGTTGCAGTCGGCGGTGGACGCCAACATGAACGCCCTCAGGGTGTGGGGGGGAGGAGTGTACGAGCAGGACCTCTTCTACAGCCTCTGTGATGAGATGGGAATTATG gtttgGCAGGACTTCATGTTCGCCTGCGCGATGTATCCCACTGACGAAGACTTCCTACAGACAGTAAGAGAAGAAGTCGTCCACCAG GTTCAGCGACTAAAGTCTCATCCATCTATAATCCTTTGGAGCGGGAACAACGAGAACGAAGCGGCTCTGGCCACAAATTGGTTTGACATCCCAATGTCCGAGAAGCCGACGTACCTGATGGATTATGTGAAGCTGTACGTGAATAACATAAGGGGAATTGTTCAGGAG GAGGACCAGAGTCGCCCGTTCCTCGTCTCCAGTCCCACAAACGGCGTTGAATCTGAGCAGGAGGGCTGGGTGGCGGCGAACCCGTACGACACTCACTACGGAGACACACACTTCTACAGCTACAGTCAGGACTGCTGGAACTGGAGGAACTTCCCTCGGACTCGCTTCGCTTCCGAGTACGGCTACCAGTCCTGGCCCTCCTTCTCCACGCTGCAGCCG GTTTCTATAAAAGAAGACTGGAGCTACGACAGTTCTTTTTTCCTGCACCGTCAGCACCATGACAGTGGGAACCAGCAGATGTTGCTGCAGGCGGCTCTACACTTCAACCTGCCGAACGCCACCGACCCCCTCAAAAGCTTTACAGATACCCTCTACATCACTCAG GTGATGCAGGCTCAGTGTGTGAAGGCGCAGACGGAGTTCTATCGGCGAAGTCGAAGCGAGATCATCGAGGGCAAAGGCGGCACGATGGGCGCCCTCTACTGGCAGCTCAACGACGTCTGGCAGGCGCCTTCGTGGTCGTCCATCG AGTTTGGTGGGAAGTGGAAGATGCTGCATTATTTTGCACAGAACTTCTTCTCTGCCGTCCTGCCGGTGAGCTTCGAGGATGAAGGCACGCTGTTCATCTACGCCGTCTCTGACCTGAGTCACGACCTGAAGCTCAGCGCTGTG ATGTCGCTGTACTCCTGGTCGTCTCTGGATCCGGTCTGCACGCTGAGGTCCGACCCGCTCCTCATCCCCGGAGGCAGCGCGGCGGCCATTTTTAAGCAGCGAGTCGATGCAATGCTGGCGGGATGCGGACGCTGCAGCCGCCTCACCTGCCTGCTCGCCTTCCACCTGGAGGGCAGCAGTGGGCAACAAGGCCCCACAAACCACCACTTCCTAAGCTCCCCTAAAGACGCTCAGGGGCTCCAGAGACCCGACATCACA GCCTCAGTGCAGGAGGATAAAAGCCTCTTCACCATCACGCTCCACTCCTCCTCTGTAGCTCCCTTCGTGTGGCTCGATGTTGGAAACATCCCGGGACGCTTCTCCTCTAACGGCTTCCTGATGCTCTCTGCAAACACGACGGTCAGTTTTAACGCCTGGCGCCCAACCAGCACTGCAGAACTCTCAAAAGCGCTCACCATCACTTCTTTAGCGGACGTTTACTGA